The proteins below are encoded in one region of Borrelia hispanica CRI:
- the rplK gene encoding 50S ribosomal protein L11, which yields MSKKKKEVAWVKLQVPAAQAAPGAKIGQALGPHGVSGPQFVKEFNERTAKMEPGIVVPVIITVYSDKSFSFVVKTPPASVLIKKAVGIEAGSKKSNTDKVGVISKEKIMEIAKIKMPDLNAKTEQAAFKIIAGSARSMGVEVEK from the coding sequence ATGTCTAAGAAAAAAAAGGAAGTTGCTTGGGTTAAACTTCAAGTTCCAGCTGCTCAAGCTGCTCCAGGAGCCAAAATAGGACAGGCTCTTGGACCTCATGGTGTTAGTGGTCCTCAATTTGTTAAGGAATTTAATGAAAGAACTGCTAAAATGGAACCAGGAATTGTTGTTCCTGTTATTATTACTGTTTATAGTGATAAGAGTTTTTCATTTGTTGTTAAGACTCCACCAGCTTCAGTTTTAATTAAAAAAGCTGTTGGCATAGAAGCAGGTTCTAAAAAATCAAATACAGATAAGGTTGGGGTTATATCAAAAGAAAAAATAATGGAAATTGCAAAGATTAAGATGCCCGATTTGAATGCAAAAACGGAGCAAGCTGCATTTAAAATTATTGCAGGAAGTGCTAGATCTATGGGTGTTGAGGTGGAAAAATAA
- the rplA gene encoding 50S ribosomal protein L1: MAKSGKKYIQALSKVDKLRAYDIDDAISLLKEIKFVKFDETIDVSVNLNLKKNHTVRETLVLPHQFMREKRILVFAKGEKAEEAREFGAAYVGDDDLINKIKGGFSDFDVVVATPDMMKDVGKLGPILGKRGLMPNPKTQTITNDLKATIASLKRGRTEFRANKNGVINFSVGKSSMDSKKIRENYDEFIKELLKRRPSDLKGTFVDSVYVSSTMGPSVKIDFV; this comes from the coding sequence ATGGCTAAGAGTGGAAAAAAATATATTCAAGCTCTCTCTAAGGTAGATAAGCTTAGAGCTTATGATATTGATGATGCAATATCTTTATTAAAAGAAATTAAATTTGTTAAATTTGATGAGACTATAGATGTATCTGTTAATCTTAATTTAAAGAAAAATCATACGGTTAGAGAGACACTTGTGTTACCGCATCAATTTATGAGAGAGAAGAGAATACTTGTTTTTGCAAAAGGTGAGAAAGCAGAAGAGGCACGAGAATTTGGTGCTGCTTATGTTGGAGATGATGATCTTATTAATAAGATTAAGGGTGGTTTTAGTGATTTTGATGTTGTTGTTGCAACGCCTGATATGATGAAAGATGTTGGAAAGCTTGGTCCGATTTTAGGAAAGAGGGGATTGATGCCAAATCCAAAGACACAAACAATTACAAATGATTTGAAAGCTACAATAGCTAGTCTTAAGAGGGGACGTACAGAGTTTAGAGCAAATAAGAATGGTGTAATTAATTTTTCTGTTGGTAAATCTTCTATGGATAGTAAGAAGATAAGGGAAAATTATGATGAGTTTATTAAAGAATTACTTAAAAGACGGCCAAGTGATTTAAAGGGTACTTTTGTTGATAGTGTTTATGTTTCATCTACGATGGGACCTTCTGTAAAGATTGATTTTGTTTAG
- the rplJ gene encoding 50S ribosomal protein L10 produces MDKKINPKKVEMFNSLKEFLDGKDNIFFLDYRGLTVAELTKLRSRVEDEKGALKVVKNNIMKRVLKDKDIEGLDSYLLGPTAVVTAFDEANVIAKIFYEFVKTTTLKVKGGFVLGEVYDESKLSAYSKLPTKIESISLFMSVLKAPMSKLVRTLKALSDIKV; encoded by the coding sequence ATGGATAAAAAGATAAATCCTAAAAAGGTTGAAATGTTTAATTCGTTAAAAGAGTTTTTAGATGGTAAGGATAATATTTTTTTCTTAGATTACAGAGGATTAACGGTAGCAGAACTTACTAAGTTAAGAAGTAGGGTTGAGGATGAAAAGGGTGCTTTAAAAGTTGTTAAGAACAATATAATGAAAAGAGTGTTAAAAGATAAAGATATTGAAGGTCTTGATTCTTATCTTTTAGGTCCAACAGCTGTTGTTACTGCTTTTGATGAAGCCAATGTTATTGCAAAAATTTTTTATGAGTTTGTCAAAACTACTACTTTAAAGGTTAAAGGAGGTTTTGTTTTAGGAGAAGTTTATGATGAGTCTAAACTTAGTGCCTATAGTAAACTTCCTACTAAGATTGAATCTATTTCTTTGTTTATGAGTGTGCTTAAAGCACCAATGTCAAAACTTGTAAGAACGTTAAAGGCTTTGTCTGATATTAAAGTTTAA
- the rplL gene encoding 50S ribosomal protein L7/L12: protein MALNKEDILTWLEEAKTSEVVELVTAIEEKFGVTAAAVAVAAGPGPAAGGVEEQTEFDVMLVSFGDSKINVIKEVRAITGLGLGEAKALVESAPKAVKEGVSKSDAEEIKKKLEAVGAKVEIK, encoded by the coding sequence ATGGCACTAAATAAAGAAGATATTTTAACATGGCTTGAAGAAGCTAAAACATCTGAAGTTGTTGAGCTTGTAACAGCTATTGAAGAAAAGTTTGGGGTTACTGCTGCTGCTGTTGCAGTTGCTGCTGGCCCTGGTCCTGCTGCTGGTGGTGTTGAGGAACAGACAGAATTTGATGTGATGCTTGTATCTTTTGGAGATAGTAAGATAAACGTTATTAAAGAAGTAAGAGCTATTACTGGACTTGGACTTGGAGAGGCTAAAGCCTTAGTTGAATCTGCTCCTAAGGCAGTTAAGGAAGGTGTTTCAAAATCAGATGCTGAGGAAATAAAGAAGAAACTAGAAGCAGTTGGTGCAAAAGTTGAAATTAAGTAA
- the rpoB gene encoding DNA-directed RNA polymerase subunit beta, with amino-acid sequence MIKRVHLGQGKAEEILNLPNLIEIQLNSYEKFLQLERLKNNKPLLNEGLESVFRDVFPMKSSNGEVALEYEKYYIEYDSISFTEKECKRKGQSYEAVLKIRLNLQFLTTGEIRQKDVYMGTIPLMTDRGTFIVNGAERVIVSQIHRSPGVVFYKEKDLYYARIIPYRGSWLEFEIDSKKDYLYVKIDRKKRILVTLFLRALGLDTREKIIETFYNIRRIEVNDDTKREITGQYLATNITIKENMTYRAGDKITLQDIEDFLQNGVKEINLIDFDGYDNVPGKHFISSDVILNCFEKEDAYFALKDGFKELSRESVMLAVYSVLLPGEPISIDNAENDLRTVFFSEKRYDLGHVGRYKLSKKFGLDDLTTSVLTMTDIVNTISHLLRIYDGHDVLDDIDHLGNRRVRSVGELLTNIYKGAMSRVEKIAKDRMSNKEVFNLKPQELISVKPVVSAVKEFFATSQLSQFMDQVNPLAELTHKRRLNALGPGGLSRDRAGFEVRDVHYTHYGRMCPIETPEGPNIGLIVSLATYSKVNDYGFLETPYRKVIDGKVTDDIEYLSAIDEEKKCIAQANASVSSDGNYTDDLVSVRISGDYTTMMPKNIDYMDVSPRQLISVSSALIPFLEHNDANRALMGSNMQRQAVPLLFPQPPIVGTGMERIVAKDSGVVIKAKRPGRVVLATNKKIVIRPDNGTSEQDLDEYELYKYERTNQDTSFNHSVLVQNGQIVNKDEIIADGPATRYGELALGNNLLVGFIPWNGFNYEDAILISERIVKEDLYTSIHIKEFSIEVRETKLGPEKVTADIPNVSGKILSKLDENGIVRIGTYVKPGDILIGKVTPKSEGDITPEFKLLTSIFGEKAKDVKNNSLKVPHGTEGTVIDVQRITKDDVGNLPPGVDEILKVYIAKKRKLKEGDKMAGRHGNKGVVAKILPVEDMPYLADGTPLDICLNPLGVPSRMNIGQLMESQLGLAGKYLGEYYDVPVFESATNECIQEKLKKAGFNETSKAILYDGYTGEPFENEVMVGVIYMLKLHHLVDDKMHARSTGPYSLVSQQPLGGKAQFGGQRLGEMEVWALEAYGAAHTLQELLTVKSDDMSGRVKIYENIVKGIPTNVSGIPESFNVLMQELRGLGFDLSIYDDNGNQIPLTEKEEELINKT; translated from the coding sequence ATGATAAAAAGGGTTCATCTAGGACAAGGAAAAGCCGAAGAAATCTTAAACTTACCTAACCTAATAGAAATACAATTGAATTCTTATGAAAAATTTTTGCAACTTGAGAGATTAAAAAATAATAAACCTTTGCTCAATGAGGGCCTTGAATCTGTATTTAGAGATGTTTTTCCTATGAAAAGTAGCAATGGTGAGGTTGCTCTTGAATATGAGAAATATTATATTGAATATGATTCTATTAGCTTTACTGAGAAAGAGTGTAAAAGAAAGGGGCAAAGTTATGAGGCTGTTTTAAAGATAAGATTAAACTTACAGTTTCTAACAACAGGAGAGATAAGACAAAAAGATGTTTATATGGGAACTATTCCTTTAATGACAGATAGAGGAACTTTTATCGTTAATGGTGCAGAAAGAGTCATTGTCTCACAAATTCATAGATCTCCGGGGGTTGTTTTTTATAAGGAAAAAGATTTATATTATGCTCGTATTATTCCTTATCGTGGTTCTTGGCTGGAATTTGAGATTGACTCAAAGAAAGATTACCTTTATGTTAAGATAGACAGAAAAAAAAGAATATTAGTTACTCTTTTCTTAAGAGCTTTAGGTCTTGATACTAGAGAAAAAATAATAGAGACTTTTTATAATATTAGAAGAATTGAAGTAAATGATGATACTAAAAGAGAGATTACAGGACAGTATTTAGCTACAAACATTACTATAAAAGAAAATATGACTTATCGGGCAGGTGATAAGATAACTTTGCAAGATATTGAAGACTTTTTGCAAAATGGAGTTAAAGAGATAAACCTGATTGATTTTGATGGGTATGATAATGTTCCTGGAAAACATTTCATTAGTTCCGATGTTATTTTAAATTGTTTTGAAAAAGAAGATGCTTATTTTGCTTTAAAAGATGGATTTAAAGAGCTTTCACGAGAATCCGTGATGCTTGCAGTTTATAGTGTACTTTTGCCTGGTGAACCAATATCGATTGACAATGCTGAGAATGATTTAAGGACTGTGTTTTTTTCAGAAAAAAGATATGATTTGGGTCATGTAGGAAGATATAAACTTTCTAAGAAGTTTGGTCTTGATGATCTTACGACATCAGTTCTTACTATGACAGATATAGTAAATACTATATCTCATCTTTTAAGAATATATGATGGGCATGATGTTCTTGATGATATAGATCATCTTGGAAATAGAAGAGTGCGTTCTGTTGGTGAGTTGCTTACAAACATATATAAAGGTGCAATGTCAAGAGTGGAAAAAATTGCAAAGGACAGAATGTCTAATAAGGAAGTATTCAATCTGAAACCTCAAGAATTAATTAGCGTTAAGCCCGTTGTTTCTGCTGTTAAAGAATTTTTTGCAACCAGTCAGCTTTCTCAATTTATGGATCAGGTTAATCCTTTAGCCGAACTTACTCATAAGAGACGTCTTAATGCTTTGGGTCCGGGTGGACTTTCAAGAGATCGAGCAGGTTTTGAAGTAAGAGATGTACATTATACTCATTATGGTAGGATGTGTCCTATTGAAACTCCTGAGGGCCCAAATATTGGACTTATTGTTTCTTTAGCTACTTATTCAAAAGTAAATGATTATGGTTTCTTAGAAACTCCTTATAGGAAGGTGATTGATGGTAAAGTAACTGATGATATTGAATATTTGTCTGCCATTGATGAGGAAAAAAAATGTATTGCGCAGGCAAATGCTTCTGTTAGTTCTGATGGTAATTATACTGATGATTTGGTTTCTGTTAGAATTTCTGGTGATTATACTACAATGATGCCTAAAAATATCGATTACATGGATGTTTCGCCTAGACAATTAATATCTGTCTCTTCGGCATTAATACCTTTTCTTGAACATAATGATGCAAATCGTGCTCTTATGGGTTCGAATATGCAACGTCAGGCAGTTCCTTTATTATTTCCACAACCACCTATTGTTGGTACAGGTATGGAAAGAATAGTTGCAAAAGACTCTGGTGTTGTTATTAAAGCAAAAAGACCTGGTAGGGTTGTCTTAGCAACAAACAAAAAGATAGTTATTAGACCTGATAATGGAACTTCTGAACAAGATTTAGATGAATATGAACTTTATAAATATGAGAGAACAAATCAGGATACTTCTTTCAATCATTCAGTTTTGGTACAAAATGGCCAAATTGTTAATAAGGATGAGATAATAGCAGATGGTCCTGCTACTAGATATGGAGAATTGGCGCTTGGTAATAATTTATTAGTTGGTTTTATTCCGTGGAATGGATTTAATTATGAGGATGCTATTTTAATTTCTGAGAGGATTGTAAAGGAAGATCTTTATACTTCAATTCATATTAAAGAATTTAGCATTGAAGTAAGAGAGACTAAGCTTGGGCCTGAAAAAGTTACGGCTGATATTCCTAATGTTAGTGGAAAGATATTGAGTAAACTTGATGAAAACGGGATTGTGAGGATAGGGACTTATGTAAAACCAGGTGATATTTTAATTGGTAAAGTTACTCCAAAATCAGAAGGAGATATTACTCCTGAATTTAAACTTTTAACTTCTATATTTGGTGAGAAAGCAAAGGACGTTAAGAATAATTCATTAAAAGTTCCTCATGGTACTGAGGGAACTGTAATTGATGTTCAAAGAATTACTAAAGATGATGTTGGGAATCTGCCACCTGGTGTGGATGAAATATTAAAGGTTTATATTGCCAAAAAAAGAAAACTTAAAGAAGGTGATAAAATGGCAGGAAGACATGGAAATAAGGGTGTAGTTGCAAAGATTCTTCCTGTTGAAGATATGCCATATCTTGCAGATGGAACCCCTCTTGATATATGCTTAAATCCTTTGGGAGTACCATCTCGTATGAATATTGGACAATTGATGGAATCTCAACTTGGTCTTGCTGGCAAGTATCTTGGTGAATATTATGATGTTCCTGTTTTTGAGTCTGCTACAAATGAATGTATTCAAGAAAAGTTAAAAAAAGCTGGATTTAATGAGACATCAAAGGCAATCTTGTATGATGGATATACAGGTGAACCATTTGAAAATGAAGTTATGGTTGGAGTTATATATATGTTGAAGCTTCATCATCTTGTTGATGATAAGATGCATGCAAGGTCTACAGGACCTTATTCACTTGTATCTCAACAACCTCTTGGAGGAAAAGCTCAATTTGGTGGACAAAGACTTGGAGAGATGGAAGTTTGGGCTCTTGAAGCTTATGGAGCTGCACATACTTTGCAAGAATTATTAACAGTAAAGTCAGATGATATGTCAGGAAGAGTTAAGATATATGAAAATATTGTTAAGGGTATTCCTACTAATGTATCTGGAATTCCTGAATCTTTCAATGTTTTGATGCAGGAACTAAGAGGTCTTGGTTTTGATTTGTCTATTTATGATGATAATGGAAATCAAATTCCTTTAACAGAAAAGGAAGAGGAATTAATTAATAAGACTTAG
- the rpoC gene encoding DNA-directed RNA polymerase subunit beta' → MKEIKDFEKIRIKIASPDQIRSWSYGEVKKSETINYRTLRPEKDGLFCERIFGTTKEWECYCGKFKSIRYKGIICDRCNVEVTHFKVRRERMGHIELSAPVAHIWYYKYIPSRIGLLLDITASNLNSILYYEKYIVIEPGDTDLKKMQLLNEDEYSEAKERYGMSFSASMGAEAIKTLLENLDLDELSSKLRLQMIDKDDKTDKKLLRRLEIIENFKVSGNKPEWMIMDVLPVIPPEIRPMVQLDGGRFATSDLNDLYRRVINRNNRLRKLLLLNAPEIIVRNEKRMLQESVDSLFDNSHKRKVVKGTSNRPLKSLSDALKGKQGRFRQNLLGKRVDYSGRSVIVVGPELKLHQCGIPAKMALELFKPFVIRKLIESEAVFNIKRAKSLIEQEVDEVWQILDNVIKEHPVLLNRAPTLHRLGIQAFEPVLVEGKAIKLHPLVCHAYNADFDGDQMAVHVPLTPAAQAESWALMLSTNNLLNPANGHPIVFPSQDIVLGLYYLTMERKNVIGEGRKFSNFNHVLLAINNKSLDYNAKIYVKVGGEYIKTTAGRVVFSEALPGKISFVNKTLSDYELQTLISEVYVIYGSSIVIEMLDIIKELGFKYATKFGCTISMSDIIVPQEKKVYVEKANREIAKIQNDYTKGVITGEERYNNVVSVWSKTNEELTNKMMEILKKDRDGFNVIYMMADSGARGSRNQIRQLAGMRGLMAKTSGDIIELPIISNFKEGLSVIEFFISTNGARKGLADTALKTADAGYLTRRLVDIAQDVVVRIEDCGTINGIKVEALKNGEEIIEPLREKAVGSYSIERIKSPITGEIILDVNEEITEAKIKLLETVGIDRLVIRSVLTCEAEHGVCQKCYGRDFSNNKPVSIGEAVGIIAAQSIGQPGTQLTMRTFHIGGVAQAGSEDDKIALKNAFILNGLEGFNVQVDGGLLFTRKGVLRVINVIYEESIKKIKKLKVSDSQKVIKGMSLFIDKNGIEILSSHIGYIKIKDNKLMIVSEEQEISLKVGTRLEINVGDYVEAGRVIGTFDPFAEPIIAEVKGKIKFKDIILGTTLKEEINLETGNIEKRITDQVFESLDPRILIINDRGVEIASYVLPGDAYLQVEDGQDIDIGDIIAKLSKGSEKTQDITGGLPRVNDLFETRIPKNLTEMAKVSGVVQFKAIQKGKRLINVIDEYGVEHKHYIPAGKHLLVRDGDIVRAGDMLCDGRINPHDVLEILGGISLQEFLLAEIQDVYRKQGVSINDKHIGVIIKQMMKKVKIVSVGDTNFVYNQKVDKHAFYEQNKRVIEQGGEPAVASPILIGITKASLNIDSFISAASFQETTKVLTDASIAGSVDDLRGLKENVVIGHLIPTGTGMNLYKRVKVRENSNSEV, encoded by the coding sequence ATGAAAGAGATAAAAGATTTTGAAAAGATAAGAATAAAAATAGCATCTCCTGACCAAATTAGAAGTTGGTCTTATGGGGAAGTTAAGAAGTCTGAAACTATTAATTATAGAACTTTAAGACCTGAGAAAGATGGTCTTTTTTGTGAGAGAATTTTTGGTACAACTAAGGAATGGGAATGCTATTGTGGAAAATTTAAGTCAATAAGATATAAAGGTATTATTTGTGATCGTTGTAATGTTGAAGTGACTCATTTTAAGGTGCGACGTGAAAGAATGGGACATATTGAACTATCAGCTCCTGTTGCTCATATTTGGTATTATAAATATATTCCTTCTAGAATTGGTCTTTTACTTGATATTACAGCTTCTAATTTAAATTCTATTCTTTATTATGAGAAATATATTGTAATTGAGCCAGGTGATACTGACCTTAAAAAAATGCAACTTTTAAATGAAGATGAATATTCTGAAGCAAAAGAAAGATATGGAATGTCTTTTAGCGCTTCAATGGGTGCTGAAGCAATTAAAACTCTACTTGAAAATCTTGATCTTGATGAGCTTTCATCTAAGCTTAGGCTTCAGATGATTGATAAAGACGACAAAACGGATAAAAAACTTTTAAGACGTCTTGAAATTATTGAAAATTTTAAGGTTTCTGGCAATAAACCAGAATGGATGATTATGGATGTTCTTCCTGTTATTCCGCCAGAAATTAGACCTATGGTGCAACTTGATGGTGGAAGATTTGCAACTTCTGATCTAAATGATCTCTACAGAAGGGTAATAAATAGAAATAATCGATTAAGAAAGCTTTTACTTCTTAATGCTCCTGAGATTATTGTTAGAAATGAAAAAAGAATGCTTCAAGAATCAGTTGACTCTCTTTTTGATAATTCTCATAAGAGAAAGGTTGTTAAGGGCACGTCTAATAGACCCCTTAAATCTTTATCTGATGCGTTAAAAGGTAAGCAAGGTAGATTTAGACAAAACCTTCTTGGAAAGAGAGTTGATTATTCTGGTCGTTCTGTTATTGTTGTTGGGCCTGAACTTAAGCTTCATCAGTGTGGTATTCCTGCAAAGATGGCCCTTGAGCTTTTTAAACCATTTGTGATTAGAAAATTAATTGAGAGTGAAGCCGTATTTAATATAAAAAGAGCTAAAAGTTTAATTGAACAAGAAGTAGATGAAGTATGGCAAATTTTGGATAATGTTATTAAAGAGCATCCTGTGCTTTTAAATAGAGCTCCAACCCTTCACAGGTTGGGAATACAAGCTTTTGAACCAGTTTTGGTTGAAGGAAAGGCTATTAAATTACATCCCCTTGTTTGTCATGCATATAATGCCGATTTTGATGGTGATCAAATGGCTGTTCATGTTCCTTTAACTCCTGCTGCACAGGCTGAGAGTTGGGCTTTGATGTTGTCAACTAATAATTTGTTAAATCCTGCAAATGGACATCCTATAGTATTTCCATCTCAAGATATTGTGTTAGGTCTTTATTACTTAACTATGGAAAGAAAGAATGTTATTGGAGAAGGGCGTAAATTTTCTAACTTTAATCATGTTCTTCTTGCAATTAATAATAAAAGTTTAGATTATAATGCAAAAATTTATGTAAAGGTTGGTGGAGAATATATAAAGACTACGGCAGGACGTGTTGTATTTAGTGAAGCTTTGCCAGGAAAAATTTCATTTGTAAATAAAACCCTTAGTGACTATGAATTGCAAACTTTAATTTCTGAGGTTTATGTTATTTATGGGTCTTCTATTGTAATTGAAATGTTGGATATTATTAAAGAGCTTGGATTTAAGTATGCTACTAAATTTGGATGTACAATAAGTATGAGTGATATTATTGTTCCTCAAGAGAAAAAGGTGTATGTAGAGAAGGCTAATAGAGAGATTGCAAAAATTCAGAATGATTATACTAAAGGTGTTATTACTGGAGAAGAGAGATATAATAACGTTGTTTCTGTGTGGTCAAAAACAAATGAAGAGCTTACTAATAAAATGATGGAGATTCTTAAAAAGGATAGAGATGGCTTTAATGTGATTTATATGATGGCTGATTCTGGTGCTCGTGGAAGTAGAAATCAGATACGGCAGCTTGCTGGAATGCGAGGATTAATGGCTAAAACATCGGGTGACATTATTGAACTTCCAATTATCTCTAACTTTAAAGAGGGATTGTCTGTTATTGAATTCTTTATATCTACAAATGGTGCAAGAAAGGGACTTGCAGATACTGCTCTTAAGACAGCAGATGCTGGGTATTTAACACGAAGATTGGTAGATATTGCACAAGACGTTGTTGTTAGGATAGAAGATTGCGGTACTATTAATGGTATAAAAGTTGAAGCTTTAAAAAATGGTGAGGAAATAATTGAGCCTTTACGAGAAAAGGCTGTTGGAAGTTATTCTATTGAACGAATAAAAAGTCCTATTACTGGAGAGATTATTTTAGATGTAAATGAAGAGATTACAGAAGCCAAGATAAAATTGTTAGAAACAGTTGGTATTGATAGACTTGTTATTAGATCTGTTTTAACTTGTGAAGCTGAGCATGGGGTTTGCCAAAAGTGTTATGGACGGGATTTTTCAAATAATAAACCTGTTAGCATTGGAGAAGCTGTTGGAATAATAGCAGCACAGTCAATAGGTCAGCCAGGAACACAGCTTACTATGAGAACTTTCCATATTGGAGGAGTTGCACAAGCTGGTAGTGAAGATGATAAGATTGCTCTTAAGAATGCTTTTATTCTAAATGGACTTGAAGGTTTTAATGTTCAAGTTGATGGAGGGTTGCTTTTTACAAGGAAGGGAGTCTTAAGGGTAATAAATGTGATTTATGAGGAGAGTATTAAGAAAATTAAGAAACTTAAGGTCTCAGATTCTCAAAAAGTAATTAAGGGAATGTCTTTATTTATTGATAAAAATGGAATTGAAATATTATCATCTCATATTGGTTACATTAAGATTAAAGATAACAAGTTGATGATTGTCTCTGAAGAACAAGAAATTTCGCTAAAGGTTGGTACAAGACTTGAAATAAATGTTGGGGATTATGTTGAGGCTGGACGTGTAATTGGGACATTTGATCCATTTGCAGAACCAATTATTGCTGAAGTTAAAGGAAAAATTAAATTTAAAGATATTATTTTAGGAACAACTCTTAAAGAAGAGATTAATCTTGAAACAGGAAATATTGAAAAGAGAATTACAGATCAAGTTTTTGAATCTCTTGATCCTAGAATTTTAATTATTAATGATAGAGGTGTTGAAATTGCATCTTATGTATTACCTGGAGATGCTTATCTTCAAGTTGAAGATGGGCAAGATATTGATATAGGAGATATTATCGCAAAGCTTTCTAAAGGATCTGAGAAAACACAAGATATTACAGGTGGTCTTCCTAGAGTTAATGATTTATTTGAAACAAGGATTCCTAAAAACTTAACTGAAATGGCTAAAGTAAGTGGAGTTGTTCAATTTAAGGCAATTCAAAAAGGTAAAAGACTTATTAATGTTATAGATGAATATGGAGTTGAACATAAGCATTATATTCCTGCTGGAAAACATCTCTTAGTAAGAGATGGGGATATTGTTAGAGCTGGAGATATGCTTTGTGATGGAAGAATTAATCCTCATGATGTTCTTGAAATTCTTGGTGGAATTAGTTTGCAAGAATTTTTATTAGCAGAAATTCAAGATGTTTATCGAAAGCAAGGTGTAAGTATTAATGATAAGCATATTGGTGTTATTATTAAGCAGATGATGAAAAAAGTTAAAATTGTTTCTGTGGGTGATACTAATTTTGTTTATAATCAAAAGGTCGATAAGCATGCTTTTTATGAGCAAAATAAAAGGGTTATTGAGCAAGGTGGTGAACCCGCAGTAGCTAGTCCAATTCTTATTGGTATAACTAAAGCATCTCTTAATATTGATTCATTTATTTCAGCTGCTTCTTTCCAGGAAACAACTAAAGTCTTAACAGATGCGTCAATTGCTGGTAGTGTTGATGATCTAAGAGGTCTTAAGGAAAATGTTGTTATTGGTCATTTAATTCCTACAGGAACGGGGATGAATTTATATAAAAGGGTCAAAGTGAGAGAAAATTCAAATTCAGAAGTCTAG
- the rpsL gene encoding 30S ribosomal protein S12, producing MPTINQLIRKPRKSQKEKTASPALQNCPQKRGICTRVMTVTPKKPNSALRKVARVRLSNGFEVTAYIPGIGHNLQEHSVVLIRGGRVKDLPGVRYHIIRGAKDTLGVNNRKQGRSKYGTKKPKA from the coding sequence ATGCCTACAATTAATCAACTAATTAGGAAGCCAAGAAAAAGTCAAAAAGAAAAGACAGCATCTCCTGCGCTTCAAAATTGTCCTCAAAAGAGAGGAATTTGTACTCGTGTAATGACAGTTACGCCTAAGAAACCTAATTCAGCTTTAAGAAAAGTAGCTCGTGTTAGACTTTCAAATGGATTTGAGGTAACAGCTTATATTCCAGGGATTGGTCATAATTTGCAGGAGCATTCAGTTGTTCTAATTAGGGGTGGACGAGTTAAAGATTTGCCGGGTGTTAGATATCATATCATTAGAGGGGCTAAAGATACTCTTGGTGTTAATAATAGAAAACAAGGTCGTTCTAAGTATGGAACTAAGAAACCAAAGGCATAA
- the rpsG gene encoding 30S ribosomal protein S7: MSRKSKKIKKKVFKDSKYDSQAIAKFVNRMMYDGKKFISESIVYNSIDMLAEKLEEVDKVAAFNKALDNVKPLVEVRSRRVGGATYQVPVEVREERREALAMKWIISAARKASGKSMQEKLANELFNSYNSTGAAFKKREDTHRMAEANRAFTHYRW, encoded by the coding sequence ATGTCAAGAAAGAGTAAAAAAATTAAGAAAAAGGTCTTTAAAGATTCGAAGTATGATTCTCAGGCAATTGCTAAATTTGTAAATAGAATGATGTACGATGGGAAAAAGTTTATTAGTGAATCTATAGTTTATAATTCAATTGATATGCTTGCAGAAAAACTTGAAGAGGTTGATAAGGTTGCTGCTTTCAATAAGGCTTTAGATAATGTTAAACCATTAGTAGAGGTGCGCAGTAGGAGAGTTGGTGGTGCTACTTATCAAGTTCCAGTTGAAGTTAGAGAGGAGAGACGTGAGGCTTTGGCAATGAAATGGATTATATCAGCTGCCAGAAAAGCCAGTGGAAAATCAATGCAAGAAAAATTAGCAAATGAACTTTTTAATTCTTATAATTCAACAGGTGCTGCTTTTAAAAAGAGGGAAGATACTCATAGAATGGCAGAAGCAAACAGAGCTTTCACACATTATAGATGGTAA